The following coding sequences lie in one Rickettsiella endosymbiont of Rhagonycha lignosa genomic window:
- the cmk gene encoding (d)CMP kinase encodes MLLTPKKKSPIPVITIDGPSGSGKGTISHLLAQELGWHFLDSGAIYRAAAWIAVATQTPIEEDSLLPLVTNLALNFSVQSSDQLLRIFWRQQDITDNIRTEEIGQLASKLGVYPKVRQALLVYQRAFRRAPGLVADGRDMGSIVFPDAQLKIFLEASLEERAKRRYLQLKARGKHVSLNAVRAELEQRDRQDRQRPVAPLIVPKEAITIDTTHLSIQEVLQLIKSKLPQAQAKT; translated from the coding sequence ATGTTGTTAACACCCAAAAAAAAATCGCCTATTCCGGTGATTACCATAGATGGTCCAAGTGGCTCAGGTAAAGGTACGATTAGTCACTTATTAGCCCAAGAATTAGGTTGGCATTTCCTCGATAGTGGGGCTATTTATCGCGCCGCCGCCTGGATTGCGGTAGCCACACAAACGCCTATTGAAGAGGATAGCTTGCTTCCTTTAGTGACAAACTTAGCGTTAAATTTTAGTGTTCAGTCTTCGGATCAGTTGCTTAGAATTTTTTGGCGACAGCAGGATATTACTGATAACATTCGTACCGAAGAAATAGGTCAATTAGCCTCGAAATTAGGGGTCTATCCTAAGGTTCGACAAGCATTGTTAGTCTATCAACGGGCATTTCGTCGTGCTCCCGGTCTGGTAGCTGACGGCCGGGATATGGGCAGTATTGTTTTTCCTGACGCACAACTTAAAATTTTCCTTGAAGCGAGTCTCGAAGAACGTGCTAAACGACGTTATTTACAGTTGAAGGCAAGGGGGAAGCATGTTAGCCTTAACGCTGTGCGAGCAGAGCTTGAGCAACGTGATCGTCAAGATAGGCAGCGCCCGGTAGCGCCACTCATAGTGCCTAAGGAAGCTATTACTATCGATACGACGCACTTAAGCATTCAAGAGGTGTTACAACTTATCAAAAGTAAGTTGCCACAGGCTCAAGCGAAAACGTAA
- the rpsA gene encoding 30S ribosomal protein S1 yields MSESFAQLLEENFSERIFYTGMIITGTVVRIEKDRVVVNANLKSEGLIPIEQFYNEAGELEVQVGDQIDVSIESLEDGFGETRLSREKAKRAEMWTALQRAHDADTVVTGKVTGKVKGGFTVEIGNLRAFLPGSLVDVRPVRDSSIIEGKDLEFKVIKLDPKRNNIVLSRRAVLESEGQAGREQLLTELEEGQVIKGIVKNLADYGAFIDLGGIDGLLHVTDISWKRVKQPSEVLTIGDEIEVVVLKIERDRGRVSLGLKQLVGDPWEDLVKRYPVGTRLKGKVTNVTDYGCFVEIEEGVEGLVHVSEMDWTNKNINPNKIVQAGMEIEVVVLDIDSDRRRISLGIKQCKSNPWEDFANTHAKGERITGKIKSITDFGLFIGLPGNIDGLVHLSDIAWNISGEEAVRKYKKGDELETIILSIDPERERISLGIKQLDTESSHPFDKYSKDQMVKGKITEVNDEGMKVDLGNSIEAQLKLSEYGEEGKNFEVGQEIEARILNLDRKNRHISLSLLPLEEKAVTK; encoded by the coding sequence ATGAGTGAGAGTTTTGCACAGTTACTCGAGGAGAATTTCTCCGAACGTATTTTTTATACCGGGATGATTATTACCGGAACCGTTGTCCGCATCGAAAAAGACCGAGTTGTTGTCAATGCGAATTTAAAATCCGAAGGTTTGATTCCCATTGAGCAATTTTATAATGAAGCCGGCGAGTTAGAAGTCCAAGTTGGCGACCAAATTGATGTCAGTATAGAATCTTTAGAAGATGGTTTTGGTGAAACCCGTTTATCGCGTGAAAAAGCCAAACGTGCAGAAATGTGGACGGCGTTACAGCGTGCACACGATGCCGATACGGTGGTGACGGGGAAGGTCACAGGAAAAGTAAAAGGTGGTTTTACAGTAGAAATCGGTAATCTGCGTGCTTTCTTACCGGGTTCATTAGTGGATGTACGTCCAGTACGTGATTCTAGCATTATCGAAGGTAAAGACCTGGAATTTAAGGTCATTAAGCTCGATCCTAAGCGTAACAATATTGTTTTATCAAGACGCGCGGTATTGGAATCCGAAGGTCAAGCCGGACGCGAACAGTTATTAACTGAATTAGAAGAAGGTCAAGTCATTAAGGGTATCGTAAAAAACTTAGCCGATTATGGTGCATTTATCGATTTAGGTGGCATTGATGGTTTATTACACGTCACCGATATTTCCTGGAAACGTGTCAAACAACCGAGTGAAGTATTAACTATAGGCGATGAAATTGAAGTCGTGGTACTCAAGATCGAAAGAGATAGAGGTCGAGTGTCATTAGGGCTGAAACAATTAGTCGGCGATCCTTGGGAAGACTTAGTTAAACGTTACCCTGTCGGTACACGTTTGAAAGGTAAAGTGACTAATGTGACCGATTATGGTTGCTTTGTCGAAATAGAAGAAGGTGTTGAAGGTTTAGTCCACGTTTCAGAAATGGATTGGACCAATAAAAACATTAATCCGAATAAAATTGTTCAAGCAGGTATGGAAATTGAGGTCGTCGTATTAGATATTGATTCGGATCGACGTCGTATTTCTTTAGGTATTAAACAGTGTAAATCTAATCCTTGGGAAGATTTTGCGAATACGCATGCTAAAGGCGAACGCATTACCGGTAAAATCAAATCGATTACTGATTTCGGTCTGTTCATCGGTTTACCCGGTAACATCGATGGCTTAGTCCATTTATCGGATATCGCATGGAATATATCCGGCGAAGAAGCGGTACGTAAGTACAAAAAAGGTGATGAATTAGAAACGATTATCTTATCAATAGATCCTGAGCGTGAACGTATTTCGCTAGGTATCAAACAATTGGATACCGAATCATCGCATCCTTTTGATAAATACAGTAAAGATCAAATGGTCAAAGGAAAAATAACTGAAGTCAACGACGAAGGGATGAAAGTTGATTTAGGTAATAGTATCGAAGCTCAGCTTAAGCTATCTGAGTATGGCGAAGAAGGAAAAAATTTTGAAGTGGGACAAGAAATAGAAGCAAGAATTTTAAATCTTGATCGAAAAAATCGTCACATTTCACTTTCTCTCCTTCCTTTAGAAGAAAAAGCAGTCACTAAGTAA
- a CDS encoding ABC transporter ATP-binding protein/permease: protein MSFWRLLKPYWQSDEKKLAYLLLFLNVFFTFAAVEGNVWFSYSSKNVMNALQHFNKPLIWQNLIVMALVITFMFLAFGFAFYVNGLLALRWRQWLTKNTLANWLANKNYYRFQFLAKKIDNPDQRINEDIDQFTQLTLMITFQVLQSLTLFVSFGIVLWRIGNLSIPLGHLLIPIPGYLFWAACLFGGVGIWLTNRIGKKLISYNYHQQRYNANFRFALIKFRESRDEIALQRGEQSEASQFNALFKKIYHNFIDIIQLKKRLSFLSNGFNFASIPIATLIAIPLFLSKKIQFGGLTQITIGFGSVVASFTTLMQVYSSLTEWNSIIVRLTELNSAIEHASTSLPSKLMIQKNNLQNQITLNDLNLFLPDGQLLIGPLNLSLDLSENYLIKGGSGLGKSSLMRTLAGVWPFAEGTIYFPKDKTSFFLSQKTFFPLGTLKESFIYPTQLAVTDDDVRELLRRFGLAKFQDELNEIQPWQQICSPGEQQLMALIRTVLNKPDILFLDEATSALDDASQINAYQNLRLLLPNTSLISIGHRADLEQFHRKILLFSRKEPASIVSSTRPLEVT, encoded by the coding sequence CTGAGCTTTTGGCGCTTACTAAAGCCTTATTGGCAATCCGATGAAAAAAAACTCGCCTACCTATTACTTTTTTTAAATGTATTTTTTACCTTCGCCGCAGTCGAGGGTAATGTATGGTTTAGCTATAGTAGTAAAAATGTCATGAATGCGCTGCAACATTTTAATAAGCCATTGATTTGGCAAAATTTAATAGTGATGGCCCTTGTTATTACATTCATGTTTTTAGCATTTGGTTTTGCCTTTTATGTGAATGGCTTACTCGCGCTACGCTGGCGACAATGGTTGACTAAAAATACTTTGGCTAATTGGTTAGCCAATAAAAATTATTACCGTTTTCAGTTTTTAGCGAAAAAAATAGACAATCCCGATCAACGTATTAATGAAGATATCGATCAATTCACGCAATTGACCTTAATGATAACGTTTCAAGTTTTGCAATCCTTAACGCTTTTTGTTTCATTTGGCATAGTACTTTGGCGAATTGGGAATCTCAGCATTCCGCTAGGTCATCTGCTTATTCCCATACCGGGCTATTTATTTTGGGCGGCTTGTTTATTTGGCGGCGTAGGAATATGGTTAACGAATCGAATTGGTAAAAAATTAATCAGTTACAATTACCATCAGCAACGTTATAACGCTAATTTCCGTTTTGCGTTAATAAAATTTCGTGAGTCCAGAGACGAGATCGCTTTACAACGCGGAGAGCAATCCGAAGCCAGTCAATTTAATGCGTTGTTTAAGAAAATTTACCATAATTTTATCGATATTATTCAATTAAAAAAACGTTTAAGCTTTCTATCCAATGGTTTTAATTTCGCCAGCATCCCCATAGCGACACTGATTGCTATACCACTTTTTTTAAGTAAAAAAATACAGTTTGGCGGATTAACGCAAATTACGATAGGATTTGGTAGCGTAGTTGCTTCATTTACGACTTTGATGCAGGTGTATAGTTCATTGACCGAATGGAATTCGATTATTGTGCGTTTAACTGAACTAAATAGCGCTATTGAACACGCATCTACCTCATTACCTAGCAAATTAATGATACAAAAAAATAATCTACAAAATCAGATTACGTTGAATGATTTAAATTTATTTTTACCGGATGGACAATTATTAATAGGACCCCTTAATTTGTCTTTGGATTTAAGCGAGAATTATTTAATAAAAGGCGGCTCAGGTCTCGGAAAAAGTTCATTGATGCGTACACTGGCCGGAGTTTGGCCGTTTGCAGAAGGGACTATTTATTTTCCAAAAGATAAAACCTCTTTTTTTCTGTCACAAAAAACATTTTTCCCATTAGGAACATTAAAAGAGAGTTTCATATATCCTACTCAACTTGCAGTGACGGATGATGATGTAAGGGAACTCCTGCGACGTTTTGGTTTAGCAAAATTTCAAGATGAATTAAATGAGATTCAGCCTTGGCAGCAAATATGTTCGCCTGGCGAGCAGCAATTAATGGCGTTGATTAGGACCGTTTTAAATAAACCGGACATATTATTTCTTGATGAAGCGACTTCAGCATTAGATGATGCGTCACAAATTAACGCCTATCAAAATTTACGTTTACTGCTACCTAATACCAGTTTGATTAGTATTGGCCATCGGGCCGATTTAGAACAATTTCATAGAAAAATATTACTTTTTTCTCGAAAAGAGCCCGCAAGTATTGTAAGTAGCACACGGCCACTTGAAGTCACTTAA
- a CDS encoding LapA family protein produces MRCITYLFLIILFILGLIFAGLNADLVSVNYYWDTKRLPLSLLTILSFILGGLLGLLTALITYIKLKYVNRRLRHRLILVEKELSNLRALPFKDQH; encoded by the coding sequence ATGCGATGCATTACATATTTGTTCCTGATTATATTATTTATATTGGGACTTATTTTTGCTGGTCTTAATGCCGATCTGGTCAGTGTCAATTATTATTGGGACACCAAACGATTACCGCTTTCTTTATTAACCATACTTAGTTTTATTTTAGGCGGTTTATTAGGTTTGTTAACTGCTTTAATTACCTATATAAAACTCAAGTATGTTAATCGGCGTTTACGACATCGATTGATCTTAGTTGAAAAAGAACTGAGCAACTTAAGAGCTTTGCCATTTAAAGATCAGCATTAA
- the lapB gene encoding lipopolysaccharide assembly protein LapB translates to MLELLFLLLPIAAASGWYVAYFQFSNSSSSKKHECNREYLRGLNYLLNEQSDKAVDTFIKILEVDIETVETHLALGVLFRRRGEIDRAIRLHQNLIARPNLAHAQKLQALLALGRDYYCAGLLDRAERLFFEVINHDDSEYARIAVRYLLEIYQQQKRWEIAIKQAKKISKWDNKIFKNIAHYHCELAQNLLNNQASQKEVIKLLELALKYDAHCVRANLIKGKLAITAEKWEEAISIYQAIKKQDPDYITETLEPLNQCYLQHQSGSIGLLSYLNETLAEHAQTPLSLAIVKLIQEKDNDKALQFLTQQLQAKPSLSGLYQLVDLHLAQESCSLADKSNLNSLKGLIKKLMENKPVYRCLSCGFNSKILDWLCPACRNWSTIKPL, encoded by the coding sequence ATGCTGGAGTTACTGTTTTTATTGCTTCCGATTGCAGCCGCTTCCGGTTGGTATGTCGCTTATTTTCAATTTTCTAATTCAAGCTCGAGTAAGAAACATGAATGTAATCGTGAGTATTTACGTGGTTTAAATTATTTACTCAATGAACAGTCTGATAAAGCAGTTGATACCTTTATCAAGATACTCGAGGTTGACATAGAAACAGTGGAAACTCACTTAGCTTTAGGTGTGTTATTCCGCCGGCGAGGTGAAATTGACCGTGCAATTAGGCTGCACCAAAATTTGATTGCTAGGCCTAATCTTGCGCACGCACAAAAATTACAAGCATTGTTAGCTTTAGGAAGAGATTATTATTGCGCAGGCTTATTAGATAGAGCAGAGCGTTTATTTTTCGAAGTGATTAACCATGATGATAGCGAATATGCCCGTATCGCCGTACGCTATCTATTAGAAATTTACCAACAACAAAAACGTTGGGAAATTGCTATTAAGCAAGCGAAAAAAATTTCAAAATGGGATAACAAGATTTTTAAAAATATTGCGCATTATCATTGTGAATTAGCACAAAATTTATTAAATAACCAAGCGAGCCAAAAGGAAGTCATTAAACTTTTAGAACTCGCTTTAAAGTATGATGCACATTGTGTTCGCGCTAACCTGATTAAAGGAAAATTGGCTATTACCGCAGAAAAATGGGAAGAAGCGATCTCTATCTATCAAGCGATAAAAAAACAAGACCCCGATTATATTACTGAAACCTTAGAACCACTTAATCAATGTTACTTACAACATCAATCGGGATCGATAGGGCTACTCAGTTATTTAAATGAAACACTTGCCGAGCATGCGCAGACGCCACTTTCATTGGCTATCGTTAAATTGATTCAAGAAAAAGATAACGATAAAGCGCTACAATTTCTGACTCAGCAATTACAAGCGAAGCCCTCGCTATCGGGTCTCTATCAATTAGTTGACTTGCATTTAGCGCAAGAAAGTTGTTCTCTGGCCGATAAAAGTAATTTAAATAGTTTAAAAGGTCTTATTAAAAAATTAATGGAAAATAAACCGGTCTATCGTTGTTTAAGCTGCGGTTTTAATAGCAAAATTCTCGATTGGTTATGCCCAGCTTGCCGTAATTGGAGTACGATTAAACCATTATAA
- a CDS encoding heavy metal-responsive transcriptional regulator, translated as MKYYTIGKLAKLVQQTPVTIRYYEKIGLIPMSKRSVGNFRLYPESLIPCFYFIQNAKLVGFDLNEIKCLLDIETNQLPSQQIKLHMQQKISFIETKIKGLQRIKQALMDWENACDGSVSITECPILKTLYLPPEDIRDYLQQQK; from the coding sequence ATGAAATATTACACCATTGGAAAGTTGGCTAAATTAGTTCAGCAAACACCGGTAACGATACGTTATTATGAAAAAATTGGTTTAATTCCCATGTCAAAACGCAGCGTAGGGAATTTTCGTCTCTATCCAGAAAGTCTTATACCTTGTTTTTATTTTATTCAAAACGCGAAGTTGGTAGGTTTCGATTTAAATGAAATTAAATGTTTGCTTGATATAGAAACTAATCAATTACCCAGTCAGCAGATAAAGTTACACATGCAACAAAAAATTTCTTTCATTGAAACTAAAATAAAGGGTTTGCAGCGCATAAAACAGGCTTTAATGGATTGGGAAAATGCCTGTGATGGTAGTGTTTCAATCACCGAATGTCCCATCCTTAAAACGCTTTATCTTCCCCCAGAGGATATTCGTGACTATTTACAACAGCAGAAATAA
- a CDS encoding SPOR domain-containing protein yields MDFPSKRASLIIIIAIAALLVIFVPVWMKDYPTDNILSFTIPSPPVPPSAALLPMISNKPSMKNLLSYPLAPAKAWVVELPDIKDPAQAENLVQMLRRKGFNAYSRQYKSLLGVLTRVFVGPEIKPEKMKQVAEQLNTEMHLTTQVVAFDPLLSQ; encoded by the coding sequence GTGGATTTCCCCTCTAAACGCGCCAGCTTGATTATTATTATTGCTATTGCCGCCTTGCTCGTTATTTTTGTGCCTGTATGGATGAAAGATTACCCTACGGATAACATACTCTCGTTTACTATTCCCAGCCCGCCGGTTCCACCGAGCGCCGCATTATTACCAATGATTTCAAATAAGCCGAGTATGAAAAATTTGCTAAGCTATCCTTTGGCACCAGCAAAAGCCTGGGTGGTTGAATTACCCGATATTAAAGATCCAGCACAAGCTGAAAATTTGGTTCAGATGTTACGGCGTAAAGGTTTTAATGCGTATAGTCGTCAATACAAAAGTTTATTAGGTGTGTTGACACGTGTTTTTGTGGGTCCGGAAATTAAACCGGAGAAAATGAAACAAGTAGCTGAACAACTTAATACCGAGATGCATCTTACGACACAGGTGGTTGCATTTGATCCCTTACTAAGTCAATAA
- a CDS encoding multicopper oxidase domain-containing protein, with product MKSIVTLAYSFTLSFALLFVNPAKAKTQIINLTVAYKQVNFTGTPAQAISVNNQIPGPILHLKEGQPVLINVYNRLNVGTTIHWHGLLVPWQMDGVSGVSQQPIPAGGFFQYRFTPHQSGSYWYHAHDGFQEQQGLYGGIIIDAKTPIAHHYNKDFVIVLSDWSNTRPQQIYANLKKIDGYYDSRFPLQASLFKFIHDYRNATPLKRHQLLHSYKMMQKSRMDIYDFSDIAYDAYLLNGQVSQRPWTRKVKLGDTVRLRFIGAGASTNYNVKLDRGRMKIIQIDGNNIKPYTVEHFKIEPGETYDVLVPIKHLGATIIYAESMDTLGRAMGVLTTTPNVAVNIQDVKPFPEPAPIMMGNMAMEMHSNSLPAMSSSSAMPDMSMHNAPMSNMKSLTEGSPYQKIMAAVKTNNPNKPIEKTIHMDLTGYMNRYIWFINGVTMNNAKPILLKPGKRYRIIFTNHSMMDHPMHIHGHWFILRNGHGAYDPLLHTVVVPPMATVVVDLDADASGQWFFHCHQLYHMAAGMARVFQYTTLIDVTPAKQTAQNIVKPLTYANQAIVRVQHLPIDQSLVDHPTDHVPRFFSANLLDVNQNLINNDQEITYKGLFGGDNNKLQLYLENAEIRQGVIENANLDIFYWHAISQFWAIKGGVNYVYRPALTPYFQPGLGIEGLAPYFIQTDIRAYYHNGSSKLDLDFSRDTQIAHNFFIRTEVEGLFASKTVTRDLVGSGFNELQLTLRPYYQINPTLAVYAQYQHTGNYGNTRTLFQENNLSTNDNTYSVGLSLLF from the coding sequence ATGAAATCTATTGTTACCTTGGCTTACAGTTTTACTCTCAGTTTTGCGCTGTTATTTGTGAATCCGGCTAAGGCCAAAACTCAGATTATTAATTTGACTGTGGCGTATAAACAGGTCAATTTTACTGGAACACCGGCGCAAGCGATTAGCGTCAACAATCAAATTCCTGGTCCCATTTTACACTTAAAAGAAGGCCAACCGGTCCTCATTAATGTGTATAACCGACTTAATGTCGGCACAACCATTCATTGGCATGGTTTGTTGGTTCCTTGGCAAATGGACGGGGTAAGCGGTGTGAGTCAACAGCCCATACCCGCCGGTGGTTTTTTCCAATATCGTTTTACACCGCACCAATCCGGGAGTTATTGGTATCATGCCCATGACGGTTTCCAAGAACAACAAGGTTTGTATGGTGGTATTATTATCGACGCTAAAACTCCCATCGCTCATCACTATAATAAAGATTTTGTCATCGTATTGTCTGACTGGAGCAACACACGTCCTCAGCAAATATATGCCAATCTTAAAAAAATCGATGGCTATTATGATTCACGTTTTCCTTTACAAGCTTCCTTATTCAAGTTTATTCACGATTATAGAAACGCTACGCCTTTAAAACGCCATCAATTGTTGCATAGTTATAAAATGATGCAAAAAAGTCGCATGGATATTTATGATTTTAGTGATATTGCTTACGATGCGTATTTACTGAATGGACAGGTAAGTCAACGACCTTGGACACGCAAGGTGAAATTAGGTGATACCGTTCGGCTACGTTTTATTGGGGCAGGGGCGAGCACTAATTATAATGTCAAGCTGGATCGCGGCAGGATGAAAATTATTCAAATCGATGGTAATAACATCAAACCTTATACAGTCGAACACTTCAAGATTGAGCCAGGTGAAACCTATGATGTTTTAGTACCCATTAAACATTTAGGCGCTACGATTATTTATGCCGAATCAATGGATACCTTAGGGCGTGCGATGGGTGTGCTTACTACCACGCCGAATGTAGCGGTTAATATTCAAGATGTTAAACCCTTTCCTGAACCTGCGCCAATTATGATGGGTAACATGGCAATGGAAATGCATTCCAATTCTTTGCCTGCAATGAGTTCCTCCTCCGCTATGCCAGATATGAGCATGCATAACGCACCCATGTCGAACATGAAAAGTTTAACAGAAGGCTCGCCTTATCAAAAAATAATGGCAGCGGTTAAGACTAATAATCCTAATAAACCGATAGAAAAAACCATACACATGGATTTAACCGGTTATATGAATCGTTATATTTGGTTTATTAATGGCGTGACCATGAATAATGCAAAGCCAATTTTATTAAAACCTGGCAAGCGTTATCGAATAATATTTACTAATCATTCGATGATGGATCACCCCATGCACATTCATGGTCATTGGTTTATTTTACGTAACGGACATGGTGCTTACGATCCTTTGTTACACACGGTTGTTGTGCCACCGATGGCGACTGTGGTCGTCGATCTAGATGCCGATGCAAGTGGACAGTGGTTTTTTCATTGTCATCAGCTTTATCACATGGCAGCCGGAATGGCACGGGTATTTCAATACACAACCTTGATCGATGTGACACCTGCAAAGCAGACGGCGCAAAATATCGTTAAACCTTTAACTTATGCAAATCAAGCGATAGTTCGTGTTCAGCATTTACCTATTGATCAAAGCTTAGTCGATCATCCTACGGATCATGTACCGCGATTTTTTAGTGCAAATTTATTGGATGTTAATCAGAATTTAATTAATAACGATCAAGAAATTACTTATAAAGGACTGTTTGGCGGTGATAATAACAAACTGCAATTATATTTGGAAAATGCCGAAATTAGGCAGGGTGTTATTGAAAATGCCAATCTGGATATATTTTATTGGCATGCTATTAGTCAGTTTTGGGCAATTAAAGGAGGTGTGAATTATGTGTATCGTCCGGCGCTAACACCTTATTTTCAACCGGGCTTGGGTATTGAAGGCTTAGCCCCTTATTTTATCCAAACCGATATTCGAGCCTACTATCATAACGGCAGTAGTAAACTGGATCTAGATTTTAGTCGCGATACACAAATAGCGCATAATTTTTTTATCCGAACCGAAGTAGAAGGTTTATTTGCAAGTAAAACGGTTACGCGTGATTTAGTTGGTAGTGGATTCAACGAATTGCAATTAACGTTAAGACCGTATTATCAAATCAATCCAACACTTGCTGTGTATGCACAGTACCAACACACCGGTAATTATGGTAACACGCGAACATTATTTCAAGAAAATAATCTTTCTACTAATGATAATACTTACAGTGTGGGATTGTCGTTATTGTTTTAA
- the pyrF gene encoding orotidine-5'-phosphate decarboxylase: MSKKIKKLSFSERATICLNASAQRLCQLIAEKKTNLCLSADVSHAAELLSLLDKIGEEICLLKTHVDILSDFTPNFIKQLKHLAEKHQFLIFEDRKFADIGYTVKQQYAGGVYQIADWADFVNAHTVPGPGVIQGLREVGLPKGRGLLLLAEMSSIGSLATGAYTEASISMAKHYPDFVMGFIAQHQLTENPGLIHMTPGVQSDTIAVDGLGQHYISPEQAITQNGTDIIIVGRGIYQAKDPAAKAQHYRKLAWKAYLACC, from the coding sequence ATGTCAAAAAAAATTAAAAAATTAAGTTTTTCCGAACGAGCGACGATTTGTTTAAACGCAAGTGCACAACGTTTATGCCAACTGATAGCGGAAAAAAAAACTAATCTTTGCTTATCTGCTGATGTTAGTCATGCTGCTGAATTACTAAGTTTGCTTGATAAAATAGGCGAGGAAATTTGCCTATTAAAAACCCATGTCGATATATTGTCTGATTTCACACCTAATTTTATCAAGCAACTGAAACATTTAGCTGAAAAGCATCAGTTTTTAATCTTTGAAGATCGTAAGTTTGCTGATATTGGTTATACCGTTAAACAACAATATGCGGGAGGGGTCTACCAGATCGCCGATTGGGCAGATTTCGTTAATGCCCACACGGTTCCTGGTCCAGGCGTAATCCAAGGCCTACGAGAAGTAGGCCTCCCGAAAGGACGCGGGTTATTGTTACTTGCGGAAATGAGTTCCATAGGTTCTTTAGCCACAGGTGCTTATACCGAAGCGAGTATTAGCATGGCTAAACACTATCCCGATTTTGTCATGGGGTTTATTGCTCAGCATCAATTAACCGAAAACCCAGGTCTGATCCACATGACCCCTGGCGTTCAATCCGATACCATAGCTGTCGATGGTCTCGGTCAACACTATATCTCTCCCGAACAGGCGATTACACAAAACGGCACGGATATCATTATAGTTGGTCGGGGTATTTATCAAGCAAAGGATCCTGCGGCGAAAGCCCAGCACTACCGAAAATTGGCTTGGAAGGCTTATTTAGCATGTTGTTAA